One segment of Pseudomonas pohangensis DNA contains the following:
- a CDS encoding NAD(P)-dependent oxidoreductase, with protein MAKVAFIGLGVMGFPMAGHLACEGHQVRVYNRNPAKALAWCEKYSGESAGTPREAAAGAEFVMVCVGNDDDLRAVLLGEQGAFAGMSPGTVLVDHTTASADVAREMAVIAAERELGFLDAPVSGGQAGAENGMLTVMVGGEPVFYQRAAPVIDSYAKMIRLMGPVGSGQLTKMVNQICIGGLVQGLSEALHFAQCAGLDGLGAMEVISKGAAQSWQLENRHKTMLAGEFEHGFAVDWMRKDLAIVLDEARRNGAQLPVTALVDQFYADVQAMGGNRWDTSSLIARLKPRD; from the coding sequence ATGGCAAAAGTAGCATTTATCGGACTGGGCGTGATGGGCTTCCCCATGGCCGGCCATCTGGCCTGCGAGGGGCATCAGGTGCGGGTGTACAACCGTAATCCGGCGAAAGCGCTGGCCTGGTGTGAGAAATATTCCGGAGAAAGCGCCGGCACGCCACGCGAGGCTGCCGCAGGTGCCGAGTTCGTGATGGTCTGTGTCGGCAATGATGATGATCTGCGCGCGGTGCTGCTGGGCGAGCAGGGTGCCTTTGCCGGCATGAGTCCGGGTACGGTGCTGGTTGATCACACCACCGCTTCTGCCGATGTGGCGCGCGAAATGGCCGTCATTGCTGCCGAGCGGGAGCTGGGCTTTCTTGATGCGCCGGTGTCTGGGGGCCAGGCCGGCGCGGAAAACGGTATGCTGACCGTCATGGTCGGCGGCGAGCCGGTGTTTTACCAGCGCGCTGCGCCGGTGATCGACAGCTACGCCAAGATGATCCGTCTGATGGGCCCGGTTGGCAGCGGGCAGCTGACCAAGATGGTCAACCAGATCTGCATCGGCGGACTGGTGCAAGGGCTTTCCGAAGCACTGCATTTTGCCCAGTGCGCCGGACTGGACGGACTGGGCGCCATGGAGGTGATCAGCAAGGGCGCAGCGCAGTCCTGGCAGCTGGAAAATCGCCACAAGACCATGCTCGCCGGCGAATTCGAGCATGGTTTTGCCGTGGACTGGATGCGCAAGGACCTTGCGATCGTGCTGGATGAGGCGCGCCGTAACGGTGCGCAACTACCTGTTACGGCGCTGGTCGATCAGTTCTATGCCGATGTGCAGGCGATGGGCGGCAACCGCTGGGATACTTCCAGCCTGATAGCGAGACTGAAGCCCCGCGATTGA
- the ppnP gene encoding pyrimidine/purine nucleoside phosphorylase, which yields MFKVNEYFDGTVKSIAFGMSEGPATIGVMAAGDYEFGTAQLEIMHVIAGALSVKLPGSDSWETFASGSKFTVPANSKFQLKVAQDTAYLCEYR from the coding sequence ATGTTCAAGGTCAACGAATACTTCGACGGCACCGTCAAATCCATTGCTTTCGGCATGAGCGAAGGCCCGGCCACCATTGGCGTCATGGCTGCCGGCGACTATGAATTCGGCACCGCCCAACTGGAAATCATGCATGTGATCGCCGGCGCCCTGAGCGTGAAGCTGCCCGGCAGCGATAGCTGGGAAACCTTTGCCAGCGGCAGCAAGTTCACTGTCCCGGCCAACAGCAAGTTCCAGCTCAAGGTAGCGCAGGACACCGCCTACCTCTGTGAATACCGCTGA
- the rhtA gene encoding threonine/homoserine exporter RhtA translates to MPGSKSLSIVILPIALLVIAMCSIQGGAALAKSLFPLVGAEGTTALRLSLAALILGLVMRPWRTRLNIAAWRALVAYGTALGGMNLMFYMSLKTVPLGIAVSLEFTGPLLLAILSSRRAIDFVWVVLAVCGLALLLPSQLTDAPLDPTGAALALGAGACWALYIIFGQKAGAAHGAQTVALGTLVAALIVFPIGVMQAGSSLFHWSLLPVALAVALLSSALPYSLEMVALARMPARTFSILMSLEPAIAALSGMLFLQEQLTGRHWLAIGAIILAALGTASTIRPRANPPQSC, encoded by the coding sequence ATGCCAGGCAGCAAATCCCTCTCGATTGTTATCCTGCCAATTGCACTGCTGGTCATCGCCATGTGCTCGATTCAGGGTGGTGCGGCGCTGGCTAAAAGCCTGTTTCCGTTGGTCGGTGCCGAAGGCACAACGGCGTTACGCCTGAGTCTGGCCGCCCTGATTCTCGGCCTGGTCATGCGCCCGTGGCGCACGCGCCTGAACATAGCTGCCTGGCGTGCGCTGGTGGCCTATGGTACTGCACTCGGCGGAATGAACCTGATGTTCTACATGTCGCTGAAAACCGTGCCGCTGGGGATTGCCGTGTCACTGGAATTCACCGGCCCGTTGCTGCTGGCCATCCTGTCATCTCGCCGGGCAATCGATTTTGTCTGGGTGGTGTTGGCGGTCTGCGGGCTGGCCCTGTTGTTGCCCAGTCAGCTGACCGATGCACCGCTGGACCCGACCGGTGCCGCTCTGGCGCTCGGCGCCGGAGCCTGCTGGGCGCTGTATATCATCTTCGGGCAGAAAGCCGGGGCTGCACACGGCGCACAAACCGTTGCCCTCGGCACCCTGGTAGCGGCGCTGATTGTCTTTCCGATTGGTGTGATGCAGGCCGGAAGCAGCCTGTTCCACTGGTCACTGCTGCCTGTCGCGCTGGCGGTGGCGTTACTCTCTTCGGCCCTGCCCTATTCTCTGGAAATGGTTGCCCTGGCACGCATGCCGGCGCGTACCTTCAGCATCCTCATGAGTCTGGAACCGGCCATCGCGGCACTGAGCGGCATGCTGTTTCTGCAGGAACAACTGACAGGCCGGCACTGGCTGGCTATCGGCGCGATCATTCTTGCCGCACTGGGCACTGCCTCGACCATCAGGCCCAGAGCGAATCCTCCCCAGAGTTGCTGA
- a CDS encoding ABC transporter transmembrane domain-containing protein — MRSLLSARQRHALQLAGRFIAPYRWRVLAALAALLFTAAITLSMGQGIRLLVDQGLATQSPHALNQSIGLFFILVLCMAVGTYVRFYLVSWLGERCVADIRKQVFDHLVELHPGFYESNRSSEIQSRLTADTTLLQSVIGSSLSMALRSLIMLIGGVIFLFFTNVKLTAIVIAALPLVVVPILLFGRRVRALSRQSQDRVADVGSYVGETLGQIKTVQAYNHQQQDKLRFAETAEAAFNTARQRIRQRAALISVVILLVLGAVGVMLWVGGMDVIAGRISPGDLAAFVFYSLIVGSSFGTISEVIGELQTAAGAAERIAELLKTGNAITAPPSGLQKLPARVSGAIELRDLRFSYPSRLEHFAVDGISLTVAAGETLALVGPSGAGKSTLFDLLLRFFDTQQGEIRLEGIPIQQLDPADLRRCFALVSQNPALFFGSVEENIRYGRQQASAAEVEAAARAAYAHDFIMKLPQGYQTRLGDAGLGLSGGQRQRLAIARALLVDAPVLLLDEATSALDAESEHLIQQALPGLMAGRTTLVIAHRLATVKGADRIAVIDHGKLVALGTHQQLVAGNALYRRLAELQFNED; from the coding sequence TTGAGATCTTTGCTTTCAGCACGCCAGCGTCACGCCCTGCAACTGGCCGGGCGCTTTATCGCACCATATCGCTGGCGGGTGCTGGCTGCACTGGCTGCGCTGCTGTTCACTGCTGCAATTACCCTGTCGATGGGGCAGGGCATCCGTCTGCTGGTCGATCAGGGCCTGGCCACCCAGTCACCGCACGCCCTCAATCAGTCGATCGGCTTGTTCTTCATCCTGGTGCTGTGCATGGCCGTGGGCACCTATGTGCGCTTTTATCTGGTGTCCTGGCTCGGCGAGCGCTGCGTTGCGGATATCCGCAAGCAGGTGTTTGATCATCTGGTCGAGTTACATCCGGGCTTCTACGAAAGCAACCGCAGTTCGGAAATCCAGTCGCGCCTAACCGCCGATACCACCTTGCTGCAATCGGTGATCGGCTCCTCGCTGTCGATGGCCTTGCGCAGCCTGATCATGCTGATCGGCGGGGTGATCTTCCTGTTTTTCACCAACGTCAAACTGACCGCCATCGTGATTGCTGCGTTGCCGCTGGTGGTGGTGCCGATCCTGCTGTTTGGCCGGCGCGTGCGTGCCCTGTCGCGGCAGAGTCAGGACCGCGTGGCGGATGTCGGCAGCTATGTCGGCGAAACGCTCGGGCAGATCAAGACCGTGCAGGCCTACAACCATCAGCAGCAGGACAAGCTGCGTTTTGCCGAGACGGCAGAAGCGGCCTTCAATACCGCGCGGCAGCGCATCAGGCAGCGCGCCGCGTTGATCAGCGTGGTCATTCTGCTGGTGCTCGGCGCGGTCGGGGTGATGCTCTGGGTCGGCGGCATGGACGTGATTGCCGGACGCATTTCGCCGGGTGATCTGGCGGCTTTCGTGTTTTACAGCCTGATCGTCGGTTCCTCATTCGGCACTATCAGCGAAGTGATCGGCGAGCTGCAAACCGCGGCCGGTGCAGCCGAGCGGATAGCCGAATTGCTCAAGACCGGCAACGCCATTACCGCTCCGCCGAGCGGTCTGCAAAAGCTGCCGGCGCGGGTCAGCGGCGCCATCGAATTGCGCGATCTGCGCTTTTCCTACCCGTCGCGGCTGGAGCATTTTGCGGTCGATGGCATCAGCCTGACGGTCGCCGCCGGCGAGACGCTGGCACTGGTCGGGCCAAGTGGTGCCGGCAAGTCGACCTTGTTCGACCTGTTGCTGCGCTTCTTTGATACCCAGCAAGGCGAGATTCGCCTCGAAGGGATACCGATTCAGCAACTCGACCCGGCAGATTTGCGCCGCTGCTTTGCCCTGGTGTCACAGAATCCGGCGCTGTTTTTCGGCAGTGTGGAGGAAAACATCCGCTACGGTCGGCAGCAGGCCAGTGCAGCCGAAGTTGAAGCGGCGGCCCGGGCAGCCTATGCCCACGACTTCATCATGAAACTGCCGCAGGGCTACCAGACCCGTCTGGGTGATGCTGGTCTGGGCTTGTCCGGTGGCCAGCGCCAACGGCTGGCCATTGCCCGTGCCTTGCTGGTGGATGCGCCGGTACTGCTGCTCGACGAGGCCACCAGCGCCCTGGATGCCGAAAGCGAACATCTGATCCAGCAAGCCTTGCCCGGCCTGATGGCCGGCCGTACCACGCTGGTGATTGCCCACCGGCTGGCCACCGTGAAAGGTGCGGATCGTATTGCGGTTATCGATCACGGCAAGCTGGTGGCGCTCGGTACCCATCAGCAACTGGTGGCTGGCAACGCCCTGTACCGGCGTCTGGCAGAGCTGCAATTCAATGAAGACTAG
- a CDS encoding ATP-NAD kinase family protein, protein MFHLGLIINPLAGLGGTLALKGSDGVAEQALALGAEPQAAVRTRQALELLLPLLEQIEFLTFPGPMGADLLASMGFAHRVLAEKHAGPTSAADTRAAVQELQAAGCALLLFAGGDGTARDVCAVVREGQPVLGIPAGVKIHSGVYAISPRAAGELARQLIEGGLVRLTSGEVRDLDEQALREGRVAARWYGELTVPEPGQYMQHVKQAGMESEELVLNDLADWLSDSWEADVRYVFGPGSTLHGLAQNLGLQTTLLGVDVIENGQVIGRDLTEAQLFALVDGHPAYLLVTAIGGQGHILGRGNQQISPRVVRCIGPERLRVVATKRKLGTLAGRPLLVDSGDPQLDDSFPDAVRVWAGYKEELLYPLGYTTGESRS, encoded by the coding sequence ATGTTTCATCTGGGCTTGATTATCAATCCGCTGGCTGGTCTGGGCGGTACCCTGGCACTCAAGGGCAGTGACGGGGTGGCCGAACAGGCACTCGCCCTTGGCGCCGAGCCACAGGCTGCAGTGCGCACAAGGCAGGCGCTGGAGTTGTTGCTGCCACTGCTTGAGCAGATTGAATTTCTGACCTTTCCGGGGCCGATGGGTGCGGATCTGCTGGCGAGCATGGGCTTTGCCCATCGTGTGCTTGCAGAAAAGCATGCAGGCCCGACCAGTGCGGCAGATACCCGGGCAGCGGTGCAGGAACTTCAGGCTGCCGGGTGCGCGCTGCTCCTGTTTGCCGGTGGCGATGGCACCGCCCGCGATGTCTGTGCCGTGGTGCGCGAGGGGCAGCCGGTGCTGGGTATTCCGGCCGGGGTGAAGATCCACTCCGGCGTCTACGCCATCAGTCCGCGTGCGGCGGGTGAGCTGGCGCGGCAACTGATTGAAGGCGGGCTGGTCAGGCTGACGTCCGGTGAAGTGCGCGATCTGGATGAGCAGGCCTTGCGCGAGGGACGGGTAGCCGCACGCTGGTATGGCGAGCTCACAGTGCCGGAGCCGGGTCAGTACATGCAACACGTCAAGCAGGCCGGCATGGAGTCCGAGGAACTGGTACTCAACGATCTGGCCGACTGGCTGAGTGACAGCTGGGAAGCGGATGTGCGTTACGTATTCGGCCCCGGCTCGACCCTGCATGGCCTGGCGCAGAATCTCGGCCTGCAGACCACCTTGCTGGGTGTCGATGTGATCGAGAATGGTCAGGTGATTGGCCGTGACCTCACCGAGGCACAGCTGTTTGCGCTGGTGGACGGGCACCCGGCGTATCTGCTGGTTACCGCTATCGGCGGCCAGGGCCATATCCTCGGCCGTGGCAACCAGCAGATCAGTCCGCGCGTAGTGCGCTGCATTGGTCCCGAGCGGTTGCGGGTGGTGGCCACCAAGCGCAAGCTGGGCACCCTTGCCGGCCGCCCGCTGCTGGTCGATAGCGGTGACCCGCAACTGGATGACAGCTTTCCCGATGCCGTGCGCGTCTGGGCCGGCTACAAGGAAGAACTGCTTTATCCCCTCGGCTATACCACCGGAGAATCCCGCTCTTGA
- the pdxB gene encoding 4-phosphoerythronate dehydrogenase PdxB, whose protein sequence is MLIVADENIPLLDEFFAGFGEIRRYPGRSIDTAAVRDANVLLVRSVTRVDAALLEGSKVAFVGTCTIGTDHLDLDYFDAAGIHWSSAPGCNARGVVDYVLGCVLALAERQNVDPALRCYGIVGAGQVGGRLLDVLRGLGWAVKVCDPPRAALEGGEFVGLEEILRDCDVISLHTPLAADTRHLIGARQLAALRPGTWLLNASRGAVVDNLALRQQLENGADLQVVLDVWEGEPQVDVALAGLCQIATPHIAGYSLDGKLRGTAQIYQAFCACMNQPATVQLEQLMPAPAQIELPLDKAVEPGSVLPLLCRAVYDPQRDDADFRRTLQGTPAQRGAAFDRLRKNYPVRREIEGLQVRLPGAPATLRSLVSALGARLISEADGAPQ, encoded by the coding sequence ATGCTGATTGTTGCCGACGAAAACATTCCTTTACTCGACGAATTTTTTGCCGGTTTCGGCGAGATTCGCCGCTATCCGGGGCGCAGCATTGACACTGCCGCGGTGCGCGATGCCAATGTGCTGCTGGTGCGCTCGGTGACCCGGGTAGATGCCGCCTTGCTTGAAGGCAGCAAGGTAGCTTTCGTTGGTACCTGCACCATAGGTACCGACCATCTGGATCTGGACTATTTCGACGCGGCAGGCATCCACTGGTCCAGCGCGCCGGGCTGCAATGCGCGCGGGGTGGTCGATTATGTGCTCGGGTGCGTGCTGGCACTGGCCGAGCGGCAGAACGTCGATCCGGCGTTACGCTGCTACGGCATAGTCGGCGCCGGTCAGGTCGGTGGCCGGTTGCTCGACGTGCTGCGCGGGTTGGGCTGGGCGGTCAAGGTCTGTGATCCGCCGAGGGCCGCACTTGAGGGTGGTGAATTCGTCGGGCTGGAGGAAATTCTGCGTGATTGCGATGTCATCAGTCTGCATACGCCACTGGCTGCCGATACCCGGCATCTGATCGGTGCCAGGCAGCTTGCTGCGCTGCGCCCCGGAACCTGGCTGCTCAACGCCAGTCGCGGAGCGGTGGTGGATAACCTGGCGCTGCGGCAACAGCTTGAGAACGGTGCTGATCTGCAGGTGGTGCTGGATGTCTGGGAAGGCGAGCCACAGGTCGATGTGGCACTGGCCGGATTGTGCCAGATAGCCACCCCGCATATCGCCGGCTACAGTCTGGACGGCAAGTTGCGTGGTACGGCGCAGATCTACCAGGCTTTTTGTGCCTGCATGAATCAGCCGGCGACGGTACAGCTGGAACAGCTGATGCCGGCGCCTGCACAAATTGAACTACCACTGGATAAGGCCGTTGAGCCAGGCAGTGTGCTGCCGTTACTGTGCCGGGCGGTATACGACCCGCAGCGTGACGATGCCGATTTCCGCCGCACCCTGCAGGGCACGCCGGCACAGCGCGGCGCGGCCTTTGACCGCTTGCGCAAGAACTATCCGGTGCGTCGTGAAATCGAGGGTTTGCAGGTGCGCCTGCCCGGCGCACCTGCGACGTTACGCAGCCTGGTCAGTGCTCTGGGCGCGCGACTGATTTCAGAAGCCGATGGAGCGCCGCAATAG